The proteins below are encoded in one region of Halichoerus grypus chromosome X, mHalGry1.hap1.1, whole genome shotgun sequence:
- the FOXP3 gene encoding forkhead box protein P3, with protein sequence MEMQHQFLDNHKTSQASSPQRNLQISELPCHCSLEFKTQDCLAQGNLGVFKPAQHQRRQSPHLPALSSWASHSTPSRLCFPRLYNGHDDKMDRKGLCLPLDKDPMPNPRPAKPSAPSLALGPSPGASPSWRAAPKASDLLGAKGPGATFQGRDLRGGAHAPTSSSLNPMPPSQLQLPTVPLVMVAPSGARLGPSPHLQALLQDRPHFMHQLSAVNTHARTPVLQVRPLDSPAMISLPPPTAATSVFSLKARPGLPPGINVTSLEWVSREPALLCTFPSPGTPRKDSTLPTVPQGSYSLLANGVCKWPGCEKVFEEPEDFLKHCQADHLLDEKGRAQCLLQREVVQSLEQQLVLEKEKLGAMQAHLAGKMAPTKAPASASSDKGSSCCILAAGTPAAPGPAWPSPQEAPDGLFAVRRHLWGSHGNSTFPEFFHNMDYFKFHNMRPPFTYATLIRWAILEAPEKQRTLNEIYHWFTRMFAFFRNHPATWKNAIRHNLSLHKCFVRVESEKGAVWTVDEFEFRKKRSQRPSRSANPTPGP encoded by the exons ATGGAAATGCAGCACCAATTCTTGGACAACCATAAAACCTCACAAGCTTCAAGCCCCCAGAGGAATCTCCAAATCTCAGAACTTCCCTGTCACTGCAGCCTAGAATTTAAGACCCAAGACTGTTTGGCCCAAGGAAACCTGGGGGTTTTTAAGCCCGCCCAGCACCAAAGAAGGCAGAGCCCCCACTTGCCAGCTCTgtcatcttgggcaagtcactcgaCTCCTTCGCGCCTCTGTTTTCCCCGTCTGTATAACGGCCATGATGACAAGATGGACCGCAAAGGGCTGTG CCTGCCCTTGGACAAGGACCCAATGCCCAACCCCAGGCCAGCCAAGCCCTCGGCCCCTTCCTTGGCGCTTGGCCCATCCCCGGGAGCCTCGCCCAGCTGGAGGGCTGCACCCAAGGCTTCAGACCTGCTTGGGGCCAAGGGCCCGGGGGCAACTTTCCAGGGCCGGGACCTCCGAGGCGGGGCCcatgcccccacctcctcctctttgAACCCCATGCCACCATCGCAGCTGCAG ctGCCCACAGTGCCCCTAGTCATGGTGGCACCCTCCGGGGCACGGCTgggcccctcaccccacttgcaGGCACTCCTCCAGGACAGGCCGCACTTCATGCACCAG CTCTCAGCGGTGAATACCCATGCTCGGACCCCGGTGCTGCAGGTACGCCCACTGGACAGCCCAGCTATGATCAGCCTGCCGCCACCCACTGCTGCCACCAGCGTCTTCTCCCTCAAGGCCCGGCCCGGCCTGCCGCCTG GGATCAACGTGACCAGCCTGGAGTGGGTGTCCAGGGAGCCAGCCTTACTCTGCACCTTCCCAAGCCCCGGCACACCCAGGAAAGACAG CACCCTTCCGACCGTGCCCCAGGGCTCCTACTCACTGCTGGCAAATGGTGTCTGCAAGTGGCCCGGTTGTGAGAAGGTCTTCGAGGAGCCAGAGGATTTCCTCAA GCACTGCCAGGCGGACCATCTCCTAGATGAGAAGGGCAGGGCACAATGTCTCCTCCAGAGGGAGGTGGTGCAGTCTCTGGAACAGCAG CTGgtgctggagaaggagaagctgggcGCTATGCAGGCCCACCTGGCTGGGAAGATGGCCCCGACCAAAGCTCCAGCCTCG gcgTCATCGGACAAGGGCTCTTCCTGCTGCATCCTAGCTGCAGGTACTCCGGCCGCCcctggcccagcctggcccagcccccaAGAGGCCCCCGACGGCCTGTTTGCTGTGAGGAGGCACCTCTGGGGCAGCCATGGAAACAGCACGTTCCCGG AGTTCTTCCACAACATGGACTACTTCAAGTTCCACAACATGCGGCCCCCCTTCACCTACGCGACCCTCATCCGCTGG GCCATCCTGGAGGCTCCCGAGAAGCAGCGGACACTCAACGAGATCTACCACTGGTTCACACGCATGTTTGCCTTCTTCAGGAACCACCCTGCCACCTGGAAG AACGCCATCCGCCACAACCTGAGCCTGCACAAGTGCTTCGTGCGGGTGGAGAGCGAGAAGGGGGCCGTGTGGACCGTGGATGAGTTCGAGTTCCGCAAGAAGAGGAGCCAGAGGCCCAGCAGGAGCGCCAACCCCACACCTGGCCCCTGA
- the CCDC22 gene encoding coiled-coil domain-containing protein 22, translated as MEEADRILIHSLRQAGTAVPPDVQTLRAFTTELVVEAVVRCLRVINPAVGSGLSPLLPLAMSARFRLAMSLAQACMDLGYPLELGYQNFLYPSEPDLRDLLLFLAERLPSDASEDADQPAGDSAILLRAIGSQIRDQLALPWVPPLLRTPKLQHLQGSVSQKPFHTTRLVMPELSSRGEPREFQASPLLLPAPAQVPQPAGRVASLLECHAIQLCQHTGRDRPGDEDWVHRAARHPTQDDTRAPRQRLQKHLAEHLRHTWGRPGAAPQARDLGELLQAWGAGARTGASKGSRFTHSEKFTFHPEPEVQAAQVCDVPATSQRPEQDTRAAQEKELESLREQLEGVNRNIEEVEANMKTLGVNLVQVETERRQSELSTAEREQALRLKSRAVELLPDGAANLAKLQLVVESSAQRVIHLAGQWEKHRVPLLAEYRHLRKLQDCRELESSRRLAEIQELHQSVRAAAEEARRKEEAYKQLVSELETLPRDVSRLAYTQRILEIVGNIRKQKEEITKILSDTKELQKEINSLSGKLDRTFAVTDELVFKDAKKDDAVRKAYKYLAALHENCSQLIQTIEDTGTIMREVRDLEEQIETEMGKKTLSNLEKIREDYRALRQENAGLLGRVREA; from the exons ATGGAGGAGGCGGACCGAATCCTCATCCATTCCCTGCGCCAGGCCGGCAC GGCAGTTCCTCCAGATGTGCAGACACTGCGAGCCTTCACCACTGAGTTGGTTGTAGAAGCTGTGGTCCGCTGCCTGCGTGTGATCAACCCTGCCGTGGGCTCTGGCCTCAGCCCCCTGCTGCCTCTGGCCATGTCTGCCCGGTTCCGCCTGGCCATGAGCCTGGCTCAGGCCTGCATG gacCTGGGCTATCCCTTGGAGCTTGGCTATCAGAACTTCCTCTACCCCAGTGAGCCAGATCTCCGGGACCTGCTTCTCTTCTTGGCTGAGCGTCTGCCCTCTGATGCCTCTGAGGATGCAGATCAGCCTGCAG gagACTCAGCTATCCTTCTCCGGGCCATCGGGAGCCAAATCCGGGACcagctggccctgccctgggtccCACCCCTCCTTCGCACTCCCAAGCTACAGCACCTCCAG GGCTCCGTCTCCCAGAAGCCTTTCCACACCACCAGGCTGGTCATGCCTGAGTTGAGTTCCagaggag AGCCCCGGGAGTTCCAGGCGAGTCCTCTGCTGCTACCAGCccccgcccaggtgccccagcctgcCGGGAGGGTGGCCTCACTCCTCGAATGCCATGCCATCCAGCTCTGCCAGCACACGGGCCGGGACCGCCCTGGGGATGAGGACTGGGTGCACCGGGCAGCCCGCCATCCCACCCAG GACGATACACGGGCCCCGCGGCAGCGGCTGCAGAAGCACCTGGCTGAGCATCTACGCCACACCTGGGGCCGCCCCGGGGCTGCCCCCCAAGCCCGAGACCTGGGAGAGCTGCTGCAGGCCTGGGGTGCAGGGGCCAGGACCGGTGCTTCCAAGGGCTCCCGCTTCACACACTCGGAGAAATTCACCTTCCATCCG gagccCGAGGTCCAGGCAGCCCAGGTGTGTGATGTGCCGGCCACCTCCCAGCGGCCTGAACAG GACACGAGGGCAGCTCAAGAGAAGGAGCTGGAGTCTCTTCGGGAACAGCTGGAGGGAGTGAACCGCAACATCGAAGAGGTCGAAGCCAACATGAAGACCCTGGGAGTCAACCTtgtgcag GTGGAGACGGAGCGTCGGCAGAGCGAGCTCAGCACGGCGGAGCGGGAGCAGGCCCTGCGCTTGAAGAGCCGGGCAGTGGAGCTGCTGCCTGACGGGGCTGCCAACCTGGCCAAGCTGCAG CTCGTGGTGGAGAGTAGCGCCCAGCGGGTCATCCACTTGGCGGGTCAGTGGGAAAAGCACCGGGTCCCTCTCCTGGCTGAGTACCGCCACCTCCGAAAGCTCCAGGATTGCAGAGAG CTGGAATCTTCTCGACGGCTGGCAGAGATCCAGGAGCTGCACCAGAGTGTTCGAGCAGCTGCCGAAGAGGCCCGCAGGAAGGAGGAGGCCTACAAGCAGCTG GTGTCAGAGCTGGAGACCCTGCCTAGAGACGTGTCCCGGCTGGCCTATACCCAGCGCATCCTGGAGATTGTGGGCAACATCcggaagcagaaggaagagatCACTAAG ATCTTGTCCGACACAAAGGAGCTTCAGAAGGAAATCAACTCCCTGTCGGGGAAGCTGGACCGGACGTTTGCTGTGACCGATGAGCTCGTGTTCAAG GATGCCAAGAAGGATGATGCCGTTCGGAAGGCATACAAGTATCTAGCTGCCCTGCACGAG AACTGCAGCCAGCTCATCCAGACCATCGAGGATACAGGCACAATCATGCGGGAAGTTCGAGACCTTGAGGAGCAG ATTGAGACGGAGATGGGGAAGAAGACCCTCAGCAACCTGGAGAAGATCCGCGAGGACTACCGAGCCCTTCGCCAGGAGAACGCTGGCCTCCTGGGGCGGGTCCGGGAGGCCTGA